The following proteins come from a genomic window of Nostoc sp. ATCC 53789:
- a CDS encoding ATP-binding protein has protein sequence MLMLDYPLSDFQATVASCLQTSSLAVVLEIFEQEQCDRLVVVNQQQCPVGLLYSARLIQKLLAHSDNKNLNLHQPLSTWGQGLIEPIQTISASERVEQLTLHLGYPQAEKHQNLDWALIDSDGRYLGLLDSSRLLRSLAKERMVGLQSSGIQRSRHEHDADVQPPNKAKSLGHQPLILLLERLPWPLMLQTSTGEVLARNPAWWQQLGALKDPEGVRRQVEAILVPKPSEKSEYVTQRAIKVHPNGRENEYGGEEELTQQEASPDAVYSRCYLDSQVGTCTCVVEVQNGQERIWQFAKIPLDSPEFKVMSAESEVLLSNDLWLVLATDVTEQQQLCKELAAKNADLIQLNRLKDEFLACISHELKTPLTAVLGLSRLLVDQQLGELNERQARYAGLIHQSGRHLMSVVNDILDLTRMETGQMDLTLTPVKISAVCDRALSEAKAIHTQTTKTTSQPQENARSSAPQFCLSIELGLDEMVADELRLRQMLVHLLSNAFKFTEISGEIGLRVSRWEGWIAFTIWDTGIGIPEHQQHLIFQKFQQLENPLTRQFEGTGLGLVLTRALARLHGGDVSFLSREGKGSQFTLLLPPSPPKTGFSEPDMVIRADEKTRHQQTRENTAATRQQIVTPTQHHPASSQRLVLVVEAVARYIEDLTEKLKSLGYRVVIARSGTEAVEKARRLQPIAIFLNPLLPLLSGWDVLTLLKSDTATRHISVIVTATGAEKDKAFANRADGFLSLPVEHQVLAPVLEKLCAAQVAPQVGLENSAIIPPKTPLRILRLVNPQLESVNPHPSLREHRVIEVDDLDQAELLARVWQFDVILLDVESTTAQIYLQQLIQHPRLAALPLVTCDVATTLVASKVPGLSVYPYLTPFSKDNGSRIEKTDALLSVLQIASGICCPPNILVVDLTMLRDFPQVRRKPAKGYRTAKNCSISSETAERGSEWFQALIQYLQTAGFKAAMSPCWAEVLQQIRHQSVDLLLICLGESAIHKDVLKALKTLGDSPDKLPPILVLNQRLNRPDTSSSVGVAYKEIDKQKKNSLESIETVVGAIATQILPRSISMEDLLDQINQALAVNGYNGKC, from the coding sequence ATGTTAATGCTAGATTACCCGCTTTCTGACTTTCAGGCAACCGTAGCTAGCTGCCTCCAAACATCTTCTTTGGCAGTGGTGCTGGAGATTTTTGAGCAAGAGCAGTGCGATCGCTTGGTAGTAGTGAATCAGCAGCAATGCCCCGTTGGATTGCTGTATTCTGCCCGTTTAATCCAAAAATTATTAGCACATAGTGACAATAAAAATCTAAATTTACATCAACCACTCTCTACATGGGGTCAAGGTCTCATTGAGCCAATACAGACAATATCAGCTTCTGAGCGTGTAGAGCAATTAACCTTGCACTTGGGTTATCCACAAGCCGAAAAACACCAGAACTTAGATTGGGCGCTGATTGACTCTGATGGTCGATATTTGGGTCTGCTGGATAGTTCCCGCCTGTTGCGATCGCTGGCTAAGGAACGCATGGTTGGTTTACAAAGCTCAGGCATCCAGAGGTCGCGCCATGAGCATGATGCTGATGTACAGCCGCCAAATAAAGCAAAATCATTGGGGCACCAGCCACTGATACTGTTACTGGAAAGATTGCCTTGGCCTTTAATGTTGCAAACGTCTACTGGCGAAGTGTTAGCCCGAAATCCCGCCTGGTGGCAACAATTAGGAGCCTTAAAAGATCCAGAAGGAGTTAGGCGACAAGTGGAAGCAATACTTGTCCCTAAGCCCTCCGAAAAATCTGAATATGTCACCCAACGAGCAATCAAGGTTCATCCCAATGGCAGGGAGAATGAATATGGTGGTGAAGAGGAACTGACTCAGCAAGAAGCATCACCAGATGCTGTATACAGTCGCTGCTATTTGGATAGTCAAGTGGGTACTTGTACCTGTGTTGTGGAAGTGCAAAATGGTCAGGAGCGAATCTGGCAGTTTGCCAAAATTCCCTTAGATAGTCCTGAGTTTAAAGTCATGAGTGCTGAGTCAGAGGTTTTACTCAGCAATGATTTGTGGTTAGTTTTAGCTACTGATGTAACTGAACAGCAGCAGCTTTGCAAAGAGTTAGCTGCAAAAAATGCCGATTTAATTCAACTAAATCGGTTGAAGGACGAGTTTTTAGCTTGTATTAGTCATGAACTCAAAACTCCCCTAACTGCCGTTTTAGGATTATCGCGTTTGCTGGTGGATCAGCAGTTGGGAGAACTTAACGAGCGTCAAGCCCGTTATGCGGGACTAATCCATCAAAGTGGCCGCCACCTGATGAGTGTGGTTAATGACATTTTAGATTTGACCCGAATGGAAACGGGACAAATGGATTTGACGCTGACACCAGTAAAAATTAGTGCTGTGTGCGATCGCGCCCTATCGGAAGCCAAAGCCATCCACACTCAAACTACTAAAACAACATCCCAACCTCAAGAAAATGCCCGTTCATCTGCTCCCCAATTCTGCCTTTCCATTGAACTAGGCTTAGATGAAATGGTGGCAGATGAGTTGCGCTTGCGCCAGATGCTAGTACACCTACTTTCCAACGCCTTTAAATTCACTGAAATATCCGGCGAAATTGGGCTGCGGGTAAGTCGTTGGGAAGGATGGATTGCCTTTACAATTTGGGATACAGGTATTGGCATTCCAGAACACCAGCAACACCTAATTTTTCAAAAATTCCAACAACTAGAAAATCCCCTCACCCGCCAATTTGAAGGCACTGGTTTGGGGCTAGTATTAACTCGGGCCTTAGCTCGGCTCCACGGAGGAGATGTCAGCTTCTTGTCTCGTGAAGGCAAAGGTAGCCAGTTTACACTACTTCTGCCGCCCAGTCCCCCGAAAACAGGCTTTTCGGAGCCAGATATGGTAATCAGAGCAGACGAGAAGACACGACACCAACAGACACGGGAAAACACCGCAGCCACTCGTCAGCAGATCGTTACGCCTACACAGCATCATCCTGCGAGTTCCCAACGGTTGGTCTTAGTAGTCGAGGCAGTAGCCAGATATATTGAAGACTTGACCGAAAAACTCAAATCTTTAGGATATCGGGTAGTAATTGCGCGATCAGGGACAGAAGCAGTCGAAAAAGCTCGGCGCTTGCAACCAATAGCGATATTTTTGAATCCGTTGCTACCCTTGCTGTCAGGCTGGGATGTGTTGACTTTACTAAAATCTGACACCGCAACCCGTCATATATCTGTAATAGTTACCGCAACGGGGGCCGAAAAGGACAAAGCATTTGCTAACCGAGCCGATGGTTTCTTAAGTTTGCCAGTGGAGCATCAGGTATTGGCACCAGTTCTCGAAAAATTATGTGCTGCCCAAGTAGCTCCGCAGGTAGGGTTGGAAAATAGCGCCATTATCCCACCTAAAACCCCACTACGAATTCTCAGGTTGGTGAATCCCCAGTTGGAATCGGTCAATCCTCACCCTTCACTTCGAGAACATCGGGTGATTGAAGTAGATGATTTAGATCAAGCAGAACTTTTGGCACGGGTATGGCAATTTGATGTTATTTTGCTAGATGTCGAAAGTACCACCGCCCAAATTTATCTGCAACAACTAATCCAGCACCCACGTTTGGCGGCTCTACCATTGGTTACTTGCGATGTTGCAACTACCTTAGTGGCTTCTAAAGTACCAGGGTTATCTGTATATCCTTACTTAACACCATTTAGCAAAGACAACGGTAGTCGCATCGAAAAAACAGATGCCTTACTATCAGTACTACAAATTGCTTCTGGTATTTGCTGCCCTCCTAACATCTTGGTTGTGGATTTGACAATGCTGCGTGATTTTCCACAGGTAAGACGTAAGCCAGCTAAGGGTTATCGGACAGCAAAAAATTGCTCAATTAGTAGTGAAACTGCTGAAAGGGGGTCTGAGTGGTTCCAAGCTTTAATTCAGTATTTACAAACAGCAGGCTTCAAAGCGGCGATGAGTCCTTGTTGGGCAGAAGTATTACAACAAATTCGCCACCAAAGCGTTGATTTACTACTAATTTGTTTAGGAGAATCCGCTATCCACAAAGATGTGCTAAAAGCCCTGAAAACATTGGGAGATTCACCAGATAAATTACCACCAATTTTGGTACTAAATCAGCGATTAAATCGCCCAGACACCAGTTCTTCGGTTGGGGTAGCTTATAAGGAAATTGACAAGCAGAAGAAGAATAGCTTGGAATCGATAGAGACTGTGGTTGGTGCGATCGCTACCCAAATATTACCGCGATCAATATCAATGGAAGACCTATTAGACCAGATCAATCAAGCCTTAGCTGTCAATGGTTACAATGGCAAATGTTAA